One genomic region from Paracoccus pantotrophus encodes:
- a CDS encoding cell wall hydrolase yields MADGKHQVAYETKAGRARQATVKIDPADLQCLSEALYFEARGEGVQGQQAVAEVILNRVDHPRFPQTVCGVVNQRGQFTYNKNARIREKGTYARVQKVAMAALAGAPRTLTNGATYFHARGVNPSWSKRFERTIRIGSHTFYRSDRRLASN; encoded by the coding sequence ATGGCCGATGGCAAGCATCAGGTCGCCTATGAAACCAAGGCCGGCCGCGCGCGCCAGGCGACCGTGAAGATCGATCCCGCCGATCTGCAATGCCTGTCCGAGGCGCTATATTTCGAGGCCCGCGGCGAAGGCGTGCAGGGCCAGCAGGCCGTGGCCGAGGTGATCCTGAACCGCGTCGATCACCCGCGTTTTCCCCAGACCGTCTGCGGCGTGGTGAACCAGCGCGGCCAGTTCACCTATAACAAGAACGCCCGCATCCGCGAAAAAGGCACCTATGCCAGGGTGCAAAAGGTGGCCATGGCGGCCCTGGCCGGCGCGCCGCGCACCCTGACCAACGGCGCGACCTATTTCCACGCCCGCGGCGTGAACCCCTCCTGGTCCAAGCGGTTTGAGCGCACGATCCGAATCGGCAGCCATACCTTCTACCGTTCGGACCGCCGGCTGGCCTCGAACTGA
- a CDS encoding dihydroneopterin aldolase: MDQPDRIHLRDYILSAEIGAFQTERGQPQRLRFNIDVELASHVVGVNDEVDRILSYDILTGAVAAGLADRRYDLLETLAEKIAAQILAHPRAAQVSVTVEKLDRIPGALGVTLVRRQARVEADPVRAPIRVIFHGRDLALPDGAVALVPDAPGLPLPQGGNLREVELLALDQAAWALAGHLGLTVADSRTELDWAATEGRAVVWAPARMVRDVAGLAAEPQALALWLAERLGASRLDWALPEGAPEPAVPTGFCIPTARL, from the coding sequence ATGGACCAGCCTGACCGTATCCACCTGCGCGACTACATCCTTTCGGCCGAGATCGGCGCGTTCCAGACCGAACGCGGCCAGCCGCAGCGGCTGCGCTTCAACATCGACGTGGAACTGGCGAGCCATGTCGTCGGCGTGAATGACGAGGTGGACAGGATCCTGTCCTATGACATCCTGACCGGCGCGGTTGCGGCGGGGCTGGCGGATCGCCGCTATGACCTGCTCGAGACGCTGGCCGAAAAGATCGCCGCGCAGATCCTGGCGCATCCGCGCGCCGCGCAGGTCTCGGTCACGGTCGAGAAGCTGGACCGCATCCCCGGGGCGCTGGGGGTGACGCTGGTGCGCCGCCAGGCGCGGGTCGAGGCCGACCCGGTCCGGGCGCCGATCCGGGTGATCTTTCACGGCCGCGACCTGGCGCTGCCCGACGGCGCGGTGGCGCTGGTCCCGGACGCGCCGGGGCTGCCGCTGCCGCAGGGCGGCAACCTGCGCGAGGTCGAGCTGCTGGCGCTGGACCAGGCCGCCTGGGCGCTGGCCGGCCATCTGGGGCTGACCGTGGCCGACAGCCGCACCGAGCTGGACTGGGCCGCGACCGAGGGCCGCGCCGTGGTCTGGGCGCCCGCGCGCATGGTGCGCGACGTGGCCGGGCTGGCGGCCGAGCCGCAGGCGCTGGCGCTGTGGCTGGCCGAGCGGCTGGGGGCGAGCCGGCTCGACTGGGCGCTGCCCGAGGGTGCGCCCGAGCCGGCTGTACCGACGGGTTTCTGCATTCCGACCGCACGGCTTTGA
- the folP gene encoding dihydropteroate synthase, with amino-acid sequence MTDYYRPIPCETGRWQLAGGWVRFSQCELLRRGEAPRVVDGAPDAVLAALTAPRAPLLGLSLDRPRIMGIVNTTPDSFSDGGAYDGAEQARLLAAQGAEILDIGGESTRPGAREVPAAEEIARVTSAIAAGRGLAAVSVDTRKAEVARAAVAAGAGLVNDVSGFDFDPAMAGTVAAAGVPVCLMHAQGIPETMQDNPTYGDVLLDVYDALAERIARAEAAGIARDRIVIDPGIGFGKTQAHNLAILRRISVYHGLGCAVLLGVSRKRFIGSIGGAERPADRAAGTLAVTLSGVAQGIQIHRVHDVAETRQGLALWRAVTTETN; translated from the coding sequence ATGACCGATTACTATCGCCCGATTCCCTGTGAGACGGGCCGCTGGCAGCTTGCCGGCGGCTGGGTGCGCTTTTCGCAATGCGAGCTTTTGCGCCGCGGCGAGGCGCCGCGCGTGGTGGACGGCGCCCCCGATGCGGTGCTGGCGGCGCTGACCGCGCCCCGCGCGCCGCTGCTGGGCCTGTCACTGGACAGGCCGCGCATCATGGGCATCGTCAATACCACGCCCGACAGCTTTTCGGACGGCGGCGCCTATGACGGGGCCGAGCAGGCGCGGCTGTTGGCCGCACAGGGGGCCGAGATCCTGGACATCGGCGGCGAATCGACCCGGCCCGGCGCGCGCGAGGTGCCCGCGGCCGAGGAAATCGCCCGCGTGACCTCCGCCATCGCCGCGGGCCGCGGGCTGGCGGCGGTCTCGGTCGATACCCGCAAGGCCGAGGTGGCGCGGGCCGCCGTCGCGGCGGGGGCGGGGCTGGTCAACGATGTCTCGGGCTTCGACTTCGACCCGGCCATGGCCGGGACGGTGGCCGCGGCGGGCGTGCCGGTCTGCCTGATGCACGCCCAGGGCATCCCCGAGACCATGCAGGACAACCCGACCTATGGCGACGTGCTGCTGGATGTCTATGACGCGCTGGCCGAGCGCATTGCGCGTGCCGAGGCGGCGGGCATCGCCCGCGACAGGATCGTGATCGATCCGGGCATTGGTTTCGGCAAGACGCAGGCGCATAATCTGGCCATTCTGCGGCGGATCTCGGTCTATCACGGGCTGGGCTGTGCCGTGCTGCTGGGGGTGTCGCGCAAGCGGTTCATCGGCAGCATCGGCGGGGCCGAACGGCCGGCGGACCGGGCGGCGGGCACGCTGGCGGTGACGCTTTCCGGGGTCGCGCAGGGCATACAGATCCACCGCGTCCATGACGTGGCGGAAACACGGCAGGGCCTCGCCCTCTGGCGGGCCGTGACCACAGAAACGAATTGA